A genome region from Crossiella equi includes the following:
- a CDS encoding TetR/AcrR family transcriptional regulator, with translation MTKTEPGTRDRILAATSRLLERQGYHATGVKQIAQEAKATLGSVYHFFPGGKVELAVASVHHVNTTYAAHLQALLDSHPHPADAIEAWAQDTATYIENSNWTEGCPITATALESAGQTPELQEACRATFANWESLVRAKLESAGLPTPDATDLAATVLNTLTGAEVSTQLTRTTTPMTQAATHLRRLLATYLPD, from the coding sequence GTGACCAAGACCGAACCAGGCACCCGGGACCGCATCCTGGCCGCGACCTCCCGCCTGCTGGAACGCCAGGGCTACCACGCGACGGGCGTCAAGCAGATCGCCCAGGAGGCGAAGGCGACCCTGGGCTCGGTCTACCACTTCTTCCCGGGTGGCAAGGTCGAACTGGCGGTGGCCTCGGTCCACCACGTGAACACCACCTACGCGGCCCACCTGCAAGCCCTGCTGGACAGCCACCCGCACCCGGCGGACGCGATCGAGGCCTGGGCCCAGGACACAGCCACCTACATCGAGAACTCGAACTGGACCGAGGGCTGCCCGATCACGGCCACGGCCCTGGAGAGCGCGGGACAGACCCCGGAGCTCCAGGAGGCCTGCCGGGCGACCTTCGCCAACTGGGAGTCCCTGGTCCGCGCCAAGCTCGAGTCGGCGGGCCTGCCCACCCCGGACGCGACCGACCTGGCCGCCACGGTCCTGAACACCCTCACCGGCGCCGAGGTGTCAACCCAGCTGACCCGCACCACCACCCCCATGACCCAGGCGGCGACCCACCTCCGCCGTCTCCTGGCGACCTACCTGCCGGACTGA
- a CDS encoding DUF2017 family protein — MIFWDRVDDTIIGYCGAEQVSWLRQRLTEFAALIDWRTAQYTTDYPLGAELGLPLPPGPSKEPALEFLLRMNLDEDLPDEARLLWEPDFLTWLRDGVDKAIDVLPWDGTPIVLHDNPETLRHWNAVLFNLRVAYAVTWVPEVLLHDDIDLPEPTADLRPRYDHARWLWEAVHSLASFADA; from the coding sequence GTGATCTTCTGGGACCGGGTCGACGACACGATCATCGGCTACTGCGGCGCTGAGCAGGTCTCCTGGCTGCGTCAGCGCCTGACCGAGTTCGCCGCGTTGATCGACTGGCGGACGGCGCAGTACACCACCGACTACCCCCTCGGTGCGGAACTGGGCCTACCCCTGCCTCCCGGACCGAGCAAGGAACCCGCGCTGGAGTTCCTGCTCCGCATGAACCTGGACGAGGACCTCCCCGACGAGGCCCGCCTGCTGTGGGAACCCGACTTCCTCACCTGGCTGCGCGACGGCGTGGACAAGGCCATCGACGTCCTCCCCTGGGACGGCACTCCCATCGTGCTGCACGACAACCCGGAAACCCTGCGCCACTGGAACGCGGTGCTGTTCAACCTCCGCGTCGCCTACGCGGTGACCTGGGTCCCCGAGGTCCTGCTGCACGACGACATCGACCTCCCGGAACCCACGGCCGACCTCCGCCCGCGCTACGACCACGCCCGCTGGCTGTGGGAAGCGGTGCACAGCCTGGCGAGCTTCGCCGACGCCTGA